The Candidatus Bathyarchaeia archaeon genome window below encodes:
- a CDS encoding V-type ATP synthase subunit F, which translates to MGKLAVVADEDVATYFRLAGVKFSYPVRDNATASEVVRKLADNKDVAIIIVTEKVAEGIKPVIDEISKRVYPTLLTIPGREGPIPRRISPLASLVKRTIGVEIKV; encoded by the coding sequence TTGGGGAAGTTAGCCGTCGTAGCGGACGAGGATGTAGCCACTTACTTCAGACTTGCGGGGGTAAAATTCTCATACCCTGTTAGAGATAACGCCACCGCATCCGAGGTCGTTAGGAAACTGGCGGATAACAAAGATGTCGCCATAATAATAGTTACGGAGAAGGTCGCTGAGGGAATCAAGCCTGTAATCGATGAGATCTCAAAAAGGGTTTACCCCACTCTTCTCACAATACCGGGGAGAGAAGGCCCGATCCCAAGGAGGATATCCCCCCTCGCTAGTCTAGTGAAGAGAACGATAGGAGTTGAGATTAAAGTATAG
- a CDS encoding vitamin B12-dependent ribonucleotide reductase: MTALYDLKSIPEPALSNNAIKVLEKRYLKRDEQNRVAEKPRDMFARVAENVGSVDRMYGKTDSEVEETIREFFQLLCSLEFLPNSPTLMNAGRELQQLSACFVLPVDDSIDGIFETLKYTAFIHKSGGGTGFSFSRLRPKNDLVKSTLGVSSGPVSFMSVYDAATEAIKQGGTRRGANMGILRVDHPDILEFITCKQDGTKFTNFNISVALTDSFMGALERHESYGLVNPRTCAVTGTLKAEEVFDLIVEMAHRNGEPGVIFIDRINRDNPTPQLGAIESTNPCGEQPLLPYESCNLGSVNLSRMLRGGEVDWERLRRTVHVAVHFLDNVIDANKYPLPIIEKMTKGNRKIGLGVMGFADMLIQLGVPYNSDKALEVAEAVMGFIQAESKKASEALAEERGVFPNYKGSIYDGVRKLRNATTTTIAPTGTLSLIAGCSSGIEPLFAICFVRNVLDGQRLVEVNPFFDKISRDRGFYSEDLMAKIAKAGSIQKFEEIPSDVKRVFVTALDIDPEWHVRMQAAFQKHVDNAVSKTINLPHNATKEAVKKAFLLAYRLGCKGVTVYRDGSRDRQVLEAGSTKAARVGEAAKAYIKPRLRPRKTTGVTYEMQTGCGSLYVTINEDEHGQPFEVFARLGKAGGCASAQTEGLGRSASIILRSGIDPHEIVKHYKGIICDRTYGFGKESILSCPDAIGKALEMYLEEKKVPKVHTEKSTMSLKFVEKIIEFKGNFDNGACPECGSPVIYAEGCRRCLSNCGYSECR; this comes from the coding sequence ATGACTGCCCTATACGATCTGAAATCCATCCCCGAACCTGCTCTCTCAAACAATGCAATCAAAGTATTAGAGAAGAGATACCTTAAAAGGGATGAGCAGAACAGGGTCGCAGAAAAACCACGCGATATGTTCGCCCGCGTAGCTGAGAACGTGGGCTCCGTAGATAGGATGTATGGAAAGACTGATAGTGAAGTTGAGGAGACTATAAGAGAGTTCTTCCAGCTGCTCTGCAGTTTAGAGTTCCTCCCAAACTCGCCGACGTTGATGAATGCTGGCCGCGAACTTCAACAATTGTCAGCCTGTTTCGTTCTTCCCGTAGACGACTCCATCGATGGAATCTTTGAGACTCTAAAGTATACGGCTTTCATCCACAAGTCTGGGGGTGGGACTGGTTTCTCGTTCTCGAGGCTCAGGCCAAAGAACGACTTGGTGAAGTCTACTCTAGGAGTCTCAAGCGGCCCTGTGTCCTTCATGTCCGTCTACGACGCAGCCACTGAAGCCATAAAGCAAGGTGGGACACGGCGAGGGGCTAATATGGGGATCCTGCGGGTGGATCATCCAGACATCCTCGAGTTCATAACCTGCAAACAAGACGGAACCAAGTTTACTAATTTCAATATCTCCGTTGCTCTCACTGACAGTTTTATGGGGGCTCTGGAGCGGCATGAGAGCTATGGACTTGTAAACCCTAGGACTTGCGCTGTTACTGGCACACTGAAGGCTGAGGAAGTATTCGACCTTATAGTAGAGATGGCACACAGGAACGGTGAACCCGGCGTCATCTTCATCGACAGGATCAACCGTGACAACCCAACCCCACAGCTCGGCGCTATCGAGAGCACGAATCCTTGTGGGGAGCAGCCTCTTCTCCCTTATGAGAGTTGTAATTTGGGTTCGGTCAACCTTTCTAGGATGCTTAGGGGTGGGGAGGTTGACTGGGAGAGGCTGAGGAGGACGGTTCACGTTGCAGTCCACTTCCTAGACAACGTCATAGACGCCAACAAATACCCCCTACCCATAATCGAGAAGATGACAAAAGGTAACAGAAAGATCGGCTTAGGGGTAATGGGGTTCGCTGACATGCTCATCCAGCTTGGTGTCCCCTATAACTCAGATAAGGCATTAGAGGTCGCTGAGGCCGTTATGGGGTTCATTCAGGCTGAGTCAAAGAAAGCCTCGGAAGCCTTGGCTGAGGAGAGGGGTGTGTTCCCAAACTATAAAGGGAGCATCTACGATGGGGTTAGGAAGCTCAGGAATGCAACGACAACGACCATCGCCCCCACAGGTACGCTCTCCTTGATAGCCGGTTGCTCTAGCGGCATAGAGCCTCTATTTGCAATATGCTTTGTCCGGAATGTTCTGGATGGTCAAAGGTTAGTTGAGGTTAACCCCTTCTTCGATAAGATCTCTCGAGATCGAGGTTTCTACAGCGAAGATTTAATGGCGAAAATTGCTAAGGCTGGATCAATTCAAAAATTCGAAGAGATTCCATCCGACGTGAAACGGGTCTTTGTTACCGCCTTAGACATAGATCCCGAGTGGCATGTTAGGATGCAAGCGGCTTTTCAGAAGCATGTGGACAACGCCGTCTCGAAGACTATTAACCTCCCACACAATGCAACTAAAGAAGCAGTAAAGAAAGCGTTCCTTCTAGCATATCGGCTCGGGTGTAAAGGTGTCACTGTATATAGGGATGGTAGCAGAGACCGACAGGTTCTTGAGGCTGGGAGTACAAAAGCCGCCAGGGTGGGTGAAGCTGCGAAGGCTTACATAAAGCCTAGGTTAAGACCCCGCAAGACCACTGGTGTGACCTACGAGATGCAGACAGGTTGCGGGTCTCTCTATGTGACCATAAACGAAGACGAGCATGGACAGCCCTTCGAGGTGTTCGCAAGACTTGGGAAGGCAGGCGGCTGTGCCTCAGCTCAAACTGAGGGGCTGGGCAGGTCGGCTTCCATCATACTCAGATCGGGCATAGACCCTCACGAAATAGTCAAACATTACAAGGGCATAATATGCGATAGAACCTACGGGTTCGGCAAGGAGAGCATCCTTTCCTGCCCAGACGCCATAGGTAAGGCGTTGGAGATGTACCTGGAGGAGAAGAAGGTCCCAAAAGTCCACACTGAGAAGTCTACTATGTCTCTAAAGTTTGTCGAAAAGATTATCGAATTTAAGGGCAATTTCGATAACGGAGCCTGCCCAGAATGTGGTAGCCCTGTAATATATGCTGAGGGCTGTAGACGTTGTCTCTCCAACTGTGGCTACAGCGAATGCCGCTGA
- the nrdD gene encoding anaerobic ribonucleoside-triphosphate reductase codes for MPRKPQKISADIFNAASAPTRLQVLKLLNMRGPLAYSEIMEMLNLEPAKDAGKFVYHLRSLLSADLIDVDTATKKYKITELGTIVVNFSQSLEEYSLKKSGKLLVRTSRHTIEGFERSKITKALVEEAELPQDLAEKISLEAEERLLKVPAKYLTAPLIREFVNAILIEKGLEDYRHKLTRLGMPVYDVTVLFREAAKESRTVEDVYSAAGGQVMTEYMLLKILPKEIADAHLSGQIYICQPSSWVLKPRGIYHDLRYFLSKDLGALETSLLLPYCPKPKSLAGALVAVSYITETFKREVAGEQTIDYFNIFLAPYLEGLSDGEALESLKGLLCTIGLRTSNQPGVVTLGLEALVPEHLKESPAIVPPGGREGVYGEYEDEAERLMRLLFEAALELSEKKPLLNPRLLLKFRRECLADEYDESLLKAHELAARFGVVYIANNTEEWQNTSSYDAVGGRIEADATGDWEVDTMRTGCLANITVNLPRIAYEARGSDERFFGDLDSAFQIVDRALDIKYQVMEDRLKSGLLPYLQYSTKEAYYRLERSLKVISVIGLDETVKFHVDRHIYEDVIAQNFAVQIMEHLASLASLSYKKSGRRFTVSQISEERASRALAEQDLEKYGRSTVYRYENDRPLYTNYLAVPREAQLSPLERLQFEARFHPLSRGGHLAPVPLEDGSTSEELLKQTKEICANYSIGLFVYSPNLSHCSACGRTFRSHLTKCSACGSTNITRYSRTASGYLPLSSP; via the coding sequence ATGCCAAGGAAGCCGCAGAAAATTAGCGCAGATATATTTAATGCAGCGTCTGCGCCTACAAGGCTTCAGGTACTCAAGCTTCTCAATATGAGGGGACCACTCGCCTATAGTGAGATCATGGAGATGCTCAACCTTGAACCGGCCAAGGATGCTGGTAAATTCGTGTATCACCTCCGAAGCCTACTAAGTGCAGATCTCATAGATGTGGATACAGCCACCAAGAAGTATAAGATAACTGAACTCGGCACTATAGTTGTCAACTTTTCTCAAAGTCTCGAGGAGTACTCACTCAAAAAGTCTGGGAAACTCTTGGTGAGAACCTCCCGCCACACAATTGAAGGTTTCGAAAGAAGTAAGATCACCAAGGCACTAGTGGAAGAGGCTGAGCTTCCCCAAGACTTGGCTGAAAAAATCTCTCTTGAAGCTGAGGAGCGTCTCTTAAAGGTTCCGGCCAAGTATCTGACTGCTCCCCTCATAAGGGAGTTTGTAAATGCCATCCTGATAGAGAAGGGGCTTGAGGACTATAGACATAAGCTGACGAGGCTGGGGATGCCAGTCTACGACGTTACGGTGCTGTTTCGAGAGGCAGCTAAGGAGTCAAGGACAGTTGAGGACGTATACTCGGCGGCGGGCGGCCAAGTGATGACCGAGTATATGCTTCTAAAAATTCTCCCAAAAGAGATTGCCGACGCTCACCTCTCCGGTCAAATATACATATGCCAACCGAGTTCTTGGGTGTTAAAGCCCCGTGGCATCTACCATGACCTGAGATATTTCCTCTCAAAGGATCTAGGTGCCCTCGAAACAAGTCTGCTGTTACCTTACTGCCCTAAACCTAAGAGCCTAGCGGGCGCTTTGGTGGCAGTCTCCTATATAACTGAAACCTTCAAGAGGGAGGTTGCTGGGGAGCAGACAATAGATTACTTCAACATATTCCTTGCGCCATACTTGGAGGGGCTCTCAGACGGTGAAGCACTTGAGAGCCTGAAAGGTCTCCTATGTACGATCGGTCTTAGAACTAGTAACCAGCCGGGAGTTGTGACTTTAGGGCTCGAAGCTTTGGTTCCAGAACACCTGAAGGAGTCGCCTGCCATAGTGCCTCCTGGGGGCAGGGAAGGCGTATACGGTGAGTACGAGGATGAAGCGGAGAGACTCATGAGACTACTTTTTGAAGCTGCCTTGGAGCTCAGTGAGAAAAAACCCCTACTCAACCCTCGCCTATTACTCAAATTCAGGCGTGAGTGCCTCGCAGATGAGTATGATGAGAGCCTATTGAAGGCTCATGAATTAGCGGCGAGATTCGGCGTGGTATACATCGCCAATAATACTGAAGAATGGCAGAATACCTCTAGCTACGATGCGGTTGGTGGTAGGATTGAGGCTGACGCTACAGGCGACTGGGAAGTTGACACCATGCGGACTGGTTGTTTGGCTAACATTACAGTGAACTTGCCACGGATTGCCTATGAGGCAAGAGGGAGTGATGAAAGGTTCTTTGGAGATCTGGATAGCGCCTTCCAGATAGTTGATAGAGCTCTAGATATAAAATATCAGGTGATGGAGGATAGGTTAAAGTCAGGGCTCCTACCCTACCTGCAATACAGCACTAAGGAAGCCTACTACAGACTTGAAAGATCCCTAAAAGTCATAAGCGTTATCGGGTTAGATGAAACCGTCAAGTTTCACGTAGATCGTCATATATATGAGGACGTGATCGCCCAAAACTTCGCCGTTCAGATAATGGAACATCTGGCAAGCCTTGCTAGTTTATCTTATAAAAAATCAGGGAGACGGTTCACAGTCTCTCAAATCTCGGAAGAGAGAGCATCTAGAGCTTTGGCAGAGCAGGACTTGGAGAAATACGGAAGATCCACGGTGTACCGGTATGAGAATGATCGGCCTCTCTACACCAACTATTTGGCTGTTCCACGTGAGGCTCAGCTCTCACCTTTGGAGAGGCTTCAATTCGAGGCGAGGTTCCATCCTCTCTCTAGGGGGGGTCATCTAGCTCCCGTCCCATTGGAGGATGGATCTACTAGTGAAGAGCTGCTGAAGCAGACTAAAGAGATCTGCGCTAACTATAGTATAGGCCTTTTCGTCTACTCCCCAAACCTTTCCCACTGTAGCGCCTGCGGGAGGACCTTCAGGAGTCACCTAACCAAATGTTCTGCCTGTGGGTCTACAAATATAACCAGGTACAGTCGTACCGCCAGCGGATATCTGCCCTTGAGTAGTCCATGA
- a CDS encoding hydroxymethylglutaryl-CoA reductase, degradative — protein sequence MEKTSQLPGFYKLSYERRLEIIKKFAELTEEETRLLSSTSPLKIEVAERMIENLIGVMPVPLGVAVNFLINGKDYLIPMATEEPSVVAAASHAAKLARDGGGFLTDSTDPVMIGQIQVVDVKDPYGARVAVLKEKGKILSKANEQDPLLVSLGGGAKDLEARVIQTSSGPMVIAELLVDCKDAMGANVINTMAEAVAPIIEETTRGRALLRIVSNLATRRLARATVVIPKETLGGENVVDDIIAAYAFAAADQYRCATHNKGVMNGITAVVLATGNDTRAVEAGAHAYASRGGQYSPLTVWEKSVEGDLVGSIELPVAVGLVGGATASNPIAKVAVKILGVKTARELGEVLAAVGLAQNLAALRALATEGIQEGHMKLHARNIAFAAGARGEMIDRVAERMISEHRIRLDRAKEILSELTLEKES from the coding sequence TTGGAGAAAACATCTCAACTTCCAGGATTCTATAAGTTAAGCTACGAGAGAAGGCTGGAGATAATCAAGAAGTTCGCGGAACTCACTGAGGAGGAGACGCGGTTGCTTAGTTCAACCTCACCTCTGAAAATCGAGGTTGCGGAGAGGATGATAGAGAACTTGATTGGAGTTATGCCGGTACCCTTAGGGGTTGCCGTGAACTTCCTCATCAACGGTAAAGACTATCTAATTCCCATGGCTACTGAGGAGCCTTCAGTAGTAGCTGCCGCCAGCCATGCGGCGAAACTTGCGAGGGATGGGGGGGGATTCCTGACGGATAGTACGGATCCTGTGATGATCGGCCAAATTCAAGTCGTAGACGTCAAGGATCCTTACGGTGCGAGAGTAGCCGTCCTTAAAGAGAAAGGGAAGATTCTCTCGAAGGCGAATGAACAAGACCCACTCCTAGTATCACTTGGCGGGGGTGCAAAGGATCTTGAGGCGAGGGTGATCCAAACTTCGTCAGGCCCCATGGTTATCGCCGAGCTATTAGTAGATTGCAAGGATGCTATGGGGGCTAACGTCATCAACACGATGGCTGAAGCTGTGGCGCCGATAATAGAGGAAACAACTCGCGGGAGAGCCCTCCTGAGGATAGTCTCAAACCTTGCCACGAGACGGCTGGCCAGGGCTACAGTAGTCATCCCAAAAGAGACCCTAGGTGGGGAGAATGTGGTGGACGACATAATTGCAGCTTACGCCTTCGCGGCGGCTGATCAGTATAGATGCGCAACCCATAACAAAGGAGTAATGAACGGAATTACCGCCGTGGTACTCGCGACTGGGAACGACACGAGAGCCGTGGAGGCTGGTGCACATGCCTACGCCAGTAGGGGGGGACAATACAGCCCCTTGACTGTTTGGGAGAAGAGCGTCGAAGGCGATCTCGTCGGCAGCATAGAACTCCCTGTTGCAGTAGGACTGGTGGGTGGAGCCACAGCCTCGAATCCGATAGCAAAGGTGGCGGTTAAGATTTTAGGAGTAAAGACTGCCCGCGAGTTGGGGGAAGTTCTAGCCGCCGTGGGTTTAGCTCAGAACTTAGCCGCGTTGAGGGCGCTAGCTACTGAGGGGATACAGGAGGGACACATGAAGCTTCACGCTCGAAATATTGCTTTCGCCGCCGGGGCGAGGGGTGAAATGATCGATAGGGTTGCGGAAAGGATGATCTCAGAGCACAGAATCAGGTTAGACAGGGCTAAAGAAATTTTGAGCGAATTGACACTGGAGAAGGAAAGCTAA